The following nucleotide sequence is from Mangifera indica cultivar Alphonso chromosome 1, CATAS_Mindica_2.1, whole genome shotgun sequence.
GAGTACTCATATTTCTGCTTATTCGAGGCACCAGAGACTGCTCAATCAGCCTTAAAACTACTTATAACCCTAAGGTTGCCCAAAATTCCCTAATTCTTCTTCCTTCCTTCTTGAAACTCCCAACTACTCCtctatattataaaatcaaacctCTACAAATAGGACTAGTGTCTCCCTATCTTAACATTACCTACCCCTTTGAAAACTATTTTGTCCTAAAGTTGGGAAAATATGCAAATTTTTttggatatatttttttgttttaggaaaatttttcttccctttccttttttttttcttttaaatgcaACTATCCTAACACACTATGACTTATGATGCAACTACTTTCTAGATTTACgcaatatgttattttatatttcagaaATTTGGAAGAACTAATGGAAAATATGAACCAGAATGACAATAAACAACTGCCTCTTTCAATTTAAATCTTCTACCTAGATTGAttcttatatatttcatttgatTTCTAGATGTTGGCACAATGATAACGGAAATGTTTCCTGATGATCTTGAATTCATTGCTTATTTGACATCGTGCAATTAAGTTTCCTTAAAATAAAGGCATTTTGTTTCATCATGGACAACTTGTCACAATTGTTACTTTGGTTGATTATTGTTACCTCTTTTGAATTATTTGGTGTTGATGAATATTGAAGTTTTTTGAGTGGTTAACTTATCTCTTTAATCATGTTTTTTCTCATGTACCATGAGTGCATTGGTCCTTCCTAGTTAGCCCTTCCCAGAACAtgctttttagaattttattataacatttaGTATCAACACCGATatgtgtgattttattttttaacgaGCAGACTAAGGATActgatttattttttgcttttcatCAAGATCAGCATCTATCATGTTATCATTTAATACAAGGTTTAAAGATACTTTATATCGTGAGATGTATGTCATTtacatgatataaatatttacaatatgtGTGATGTGGTAGCAAGACAATGCTAATTGTAATAGTATAAATGAAGTACCAATTTCAGATGTTTCTTATTTTCTTGAGGCATGTGGCCTGCAGTGTGCCACCTTGTAAAACATGCATTTTGTATAAGTTGATTAAGAATTGATCCATGAATGCCCTTCAACTGTTCTCCAGCGATTTTCTCTTGCTGCTGCGGAAATTGATCGTGTGCTTTATGCTACTGGCGGATTTAATGGGAAGGAATATCTGAAGTAAGACACATACCCTTTATTTTTCCTGTTTGTGTACACACTCAAAATATATGTGTATTGCTATATCAGCAGGAAATATTCCAAATTCTGAACTTAATAATTAAGGCTTTTAATCATTTGTTTGACATTTTGTTGACTTGAGATGcacatgatttatatatatggaGATCTTTACATTGCTTCGCTACTAAGATTTAGCCTGTAACAAGATTCAAATGAATCTTCTTGTAAGAAACTAAAGAATAGAAGCTAAATCAAAGCTcagttaatgtaattaatttttctgGCATCCTTTTCTGATAAGTTGCCTGACATTTTTGTACATGTCAGTTCTGCAGAAAAATTTGACCACAGAATGCGGTATTGGGAACCAATTGCAAGCATGAACTCAAAGAGAGCCTGCCACTCAGTGGTTGTTTTGAATGGAAAACTGTAAGTCATTTTATTCCTCTTGTTTTGTAGTATTTTGGTACTTGTTGATGGCCCAGCTCTCAGCTGTCCTATTTTGATTAACATTGTCCAGTGTAAACCTCTGCAAGTCTACTCATAAATGCTTGTGTATTGCAAAAGACAGCGTGTGTATTCCCCAGAGATAAATATCATCATTGTCAGGTATCAGATTAACACGGGGATTTTGTGTTGTAGATAAGCACTTGGTGGTTACGATGGCAGTGCGATGGTTTCAAGTGTTGAAATTTATGATTCACGTATGGACTCATGGATATCTGTGGACCCGATGAAGGAGGCAAGAGGATATTCTGCTGCTGTTGTTTTGAAAGAGTCTATATACGCCATTGCAGGAGTGGCTGAAGGCCACAGAATATTGGATACGGTATCTTATCTTTTGCCATGTCTTATGCCGTTTTTAGATAGCTGCAACGATCTTACTGTTTGTGTCTTGCTGATTATGACATAACAGGTTGAATGTTACAAAGAGGGACGGGGCTGGGAAGTAATTAATGTAATTGGGAAGAGGAGTTTCATGTCAGCTTTTACCTTGTAGTCACACAGGagaactcttttttttgttttttttttaattctcaataTTAGTTTTGAAGCCTATCGGGCAGAGGCTTATCTCTGTCACATCTTTTATGGGATGAGAGCAAGGTGTAGATAATAAGAAAACTTAATCATTTTGTACAGCCAGATAATTCAGTCGTCTGAAAATCTCCACGTTTTTCAGATGGTTGAAGGGATTGTGAGACTAAGCCAAGGTTTAGAAGGAATTCAATGTAGatccttttaatttttgttttgaattttggaaACTGTATATAAGGTGatcaaattgtcaatttttatggcaattattataaaatccaaAGATGTCATCTTATGACATTAAGATGACGATGATACTTGTCACAACTCctatattttgtcaataattaattttcgaAAATCATTAAACTAAAATGAGTCACATAGATACGAGGCATTAGTGGTGATGGATGAATTATGATGACAattgttgaaagaaaaaaaatcacagcTGCAACACAGGACCAACTTCAATTGGCTCAATTTCCACCTGTAAATATGGGAGGACGCAGAGTAGATGGGATTATTATGGTTGATACcatttttattcttatcatCGATCACatcattcaaatatatatatataaaaggataataaattgaattataatattactGATTTTTTAAGAAGAACAGATATTCTAACTTCTGAGGTCTCTTGTGGCCGTCCTTGTCCCTGgaatgctaatttttttaatctatttgtagtaacaaaaatttcaaaatgtcgTTGTAGTATAGTGGTAAGTATCCCTGCCTGTCACGCAGGAGACCCGGGTTCGATCCCCGGCAACGGCGAGTTTATGTCTGTCTTTTTTTAATCTGCTTTAATCAATCCAAGGAGATGGAGTTCTAGAGACTGGAGAGAGGGTGGATAGTTAGTTGGACAAATAGTGAGCTTCTGTGCTTATCCATGGCCTAATGTGAAGGCAacatttggaaaaatattaaaagtgatCATACTTACGTATGCGGTTACATAATGCCCTTTTGTATTTTTCCTTAAGCAAAGTGCTGCAACTCTAATGTTCTAGTGCAAGCTCCATTTTCAGAAGTGGACAATAAGTGCAAGCACTCTCAGAGCTCATGTGCCAGTATAAAAACTCCCTACTGGGATATGGCTTGTGCATTCTGGGATTGTAGTTTGTCAAGTATTTGTGCTTTGTGACTTACAAGGATGGCGGTGTCGGTGAAATTCATCTGCCTGCTAGGACTGCTTGTAGTTATACTCAACATTGCTGGCCTTGATGCAGCTGGAGAATGCGGAAAGTCATCTCCAGATGATGAGGCAATGATGCTAGCTCCTTGTGCAATGGCAGCGCAAGACGAGAAAGCTCCGGTTTCAGACAGTTGCTGTGCCGAGGTGAAGAAAATTGGCCAGAACCCAAGCTGTCTCTGTGCTGTCTTGCTTTCTAACACTGCCAAGGCATCAGGAATTAAGCCCCAGATAGCCATTACCATCCCCAAGCGCTGCAACATTGAAAATCGTCCTGTGGGTTTCAAGTGTGGACGTAAGTACATAGAATTAAAAATGTCGTTTTGTTTTTCGCCTCATTGCTTGACCCCTAATACCGTAATTATTGGCTTTGCAGCTTACACACTTCCTTGATGAGATAACTAGTCGGCCATGGAATCGGATGGTGAGAGTACTTAAATGCTGGAAGCAACTCCGTTGCTTCATCTTGTAGCAATAAAGGCTTAAAGATTGTAATTCGCCATCATCTGAATAATAAAGTATATTATCCATATTATCCATCTTATTTTTCCCCATTGATTGTCAGTTGATAAACCCAGTTGAAGAAGTTTGTTTCAAAATGAATGAGATTTTCTCAAGAAACCTTTACAAAAGTTTGTGTCAGAATTGTATGGTTCTTGGAGACAATACTCATCCTGGAACATCAGAATCAGAATCAACTTTGATAAAGAAGTGTTCcatcaaaataacatatatgGATAAAGACTGCTTTAATTGGTGGGTCATATTCCTGAGAATTGAGATCTTAGACTGAGATAAGAACTAGAAAAAGACTGTTTTAGTTGGCTGGATTGCTAGATATTGTGCTTGCTGGGCCACATCCCACTCAACACTCCTTTAGCTGTCATAGTGCGTGGCATCTCCAGGATGTCTTAGACATAACGTGTGGACTTGGAAACTTCCAGGGATTTTATTCTGAAAGTTTGAAGGCATCTTGTAGATGACTATGAATGTTGAGAAATTTTCGGACGGTGGCCATAATCTAAGGAAAACCAGAATCAAAACCAGAACGGATTCCACATAAAGCTTAAACATAAAACGGAAATCGGGAAACCAGGCAGAAAGTTCAACAACAAATAAAGAAACTTAATACAATCTCTTATTCAAAGATCCCATCACTCTACTGTCATGGGGTAGTTGTAAATTATTAAGCCTAAACCAAGCATCCTTTACATTAAAAACATCAAGTTCACATAATTTACAGTAAAAAGGGGAAATTGGCGGTAAAGGAGTTCATATAACTCTGTGGCTATTACGCAATGTCGCTACACAGCTGGAGGAAGCAATAACGATCAGCTCAGCAACGATCTGAGAGCTATTATCTATCTTCCATATAATAAGATGAGGTAGATTAAACTGCTACTCTGTATTCTTATGTACCTGCTGGAAGGCATATAGTCAAAAGTAAGCAATCCAAACTAAATCAATAAAGGTTGACCGCAGACAGTCATGGCATCCAAAGTAGTGAATTTTGTAGAATGTATGATACCTTATTGGTAAGCATGTAAGCATTGGCAAGTCAACTCTTAATAATAGAGAGATCCTGCAAAGGAAAAATTACAAGGTATCAGTCCAGTGAAATTAAATCCATGATTCACCAGTCAAACACCTAAGACATGATCATAGTACAATACCTTGCCACCAATTTCCTCTGGAAGCACTTCCCGAATCATCTTCTCCATCTTTTTTTAACtgataataattcaaaaaataaacaataaacatgGGGAAATTTTCTCAATAAGGACATAGACATTCTTCATTCAGTCAACCAAACGTTACGGATTATCCAATACCTAAACCCTCGGATTGAGGGTGAAATTATATCTCCACGTTTTGACTTTTGTCTCCTACTTGATTGTGTTATCCATGAAAAGTATTCATAACCTAATATTCTGTATATAAAACATACCACTACAAGAAAGTTGATCTTTGATTTTATCGTACAATGGTTTATGGTTGGTATAATACCCAATATGTACTCACCACAGAGTTAATTCCAGGGCCCTGAGAATTCTGCGGCTGAGAATAGATGTCTTGGCCACCATAATAGATTGAAGAACTCAGATGACAGGGCTGTACTCTTTGTTCCTGATACAAGGAACTGAAGTCCTTATTTGGTGTGCCTTCACTCTCAGTTGCACTACTTTTAGAGGCATCACCTGATAAAAAATGCAGGGCTGGCTTAGGAGACAAGTTTCAGAGATGATTTCAAGAAATAAAGTCCTAAATATTAatagaaacagaaaaaaaaacaacaatttgagttcaaataatCAAGCCAAACTCtctcttcaggattttgtaaaTTCTGCCTGCAAATTTCAAATAACCAGAGAATGCTAAACAATCTTCAGCAGAATTAGGCATCCCCTTATCACAACAGACTCTCTTGCCTGGAAAGGATTATCATTTGAGTGCACCTAGTGTCCTAAGGAATAAGAATGTGTACCAGGAACTCCAGGTTTGTTGTTCCAGGGCTCATGCTTTTTCTCCATTGATTCAGAACGCAGAGACTCCCTTCCTAATACCTAAATTAACAACACAAACTTAATCTAAGAATAAACGCATCAAAAAAACAACTCAAAAACATCTAAAACTTCTACCACATGGCAGCATCAAAAGGCGATACAgaacttttaagttttaatcaTAGAAATATCTCAAATTCCTTCATTTTTGTATGCActccattaaaaaattaaacttccatgatattcaaatttgatttctcGAAACTAAGAAATCCCAGAAGCATAATCCGATACAAAAACCGAATAATGAAATGGGTAATTGAAACGAAGAATACCTTAGGAGGAGATGAAAAGATGGAGCCAAAAATTCTCGAAGAAGAAGAGTCCTTGGAACCGAACAACTCATTTGTAAatgaataagaagaagaagaagcagttGGCTTTCGTCCttccatttctctctttcttacTGTTGAATCTCTCAGCCGccaagaaagagagagatgaatATAACTAAATTCAAGAATCACCgtcagagaaagagaaaatataaatgagaaaaaaaaaaagaaggaaaagacaCGTGAAGATCGAGGCACAGGGAGAAACGAATCCATCGAACACCAATTTATAAGCCCTTTACAAGGACAATTTCGgaaatataaaacttaaagattattaatttattatttaaattaaaatatgaaataaacttGAGTTTCTTCTCCCATTGaatcttctttctcctttctccTTTCTCGTTGTCCTTCTTCTTCACCATTCACAGTTTGATGACACGTGTAACAATCAAGTCTTCAAAGTGGGACCTCATATAAATCCGCCAATATTTTAATGCCACGAGTACCTAgtggataataataaaatccaGCCATCCTTAAGAGTTCGTTTGTAGAAGTTGAGCCTATTTTTgacttttccttctttttaagCCTGAAACTTCGTACTTCCTTATCTTTTTATCTTGTCGGACCAGAAGCACGTCgtgtcttttattattattatttttttttgggggaaAGTAGCATGTTGCGTCTTCTCCACTGAACTTATTCATagaattattgttattttttaggttaATTTAGGAGGGTCCATTCCATGTGCAAGTTGATACAATTTTAATGGGTCCATCATCGACTCAGTCAGTCGTTGGTTAGCCACTGTGAGTCGCCGCATGATATTCGTGTACCCGATTTACAGCCACGTGGATTGTCCAATAATGTCCTCCTAATTCTGATTTGATACTGtataaaatttgtcatttaatgGTGCATGTTATAATGATGATGCAATCAAGTAAGTGCTAATtcacaatttgattcaaatttattataatgagTGGGATTTCATCAAAGGTTGTTAGTTAGATaccattattaataaaaatataatattattaatgagatgaataatattattaaaagaagattcgagttaaattcgaatcaaattaaatttttaactcaaatttagtttgaattaaattgaataaaattaactcgattcaaattcatctctaataatattcgtaatcaaatttatatcaactaaaaatatattGGATGGTCAGAGAATTTAatgcaaaaatatgaaaagagaCAAAAGATAAATAGAGTGTCGATTTTCAATGTGGTTTGGTTGGAATTATCAAGAGTTTATGCCTTATGATAgtaatattatctaaataatttgggcaaaaaataaaaaaagtaaagttagagtgttaatttaattgttcaatGTATTTCTCCCTTAGCATTTCCATGGAAAGTAATTTATATTACGGATGCTAAGgttgtatatatgaaaattttagtaaattgCTAAAATGAGTGGTTTGATGAGCACCATTATAATCTCAATATAGTAGGAGAATAATGCACATTGATTGTGATTGTTGAAATATAGTTCTAAgacaataagaaaataatattttaatattgtcGAGATTACATGAGTTGTGGCAAATTGTgccattttttataacttttgatTAGGATCTCAAATATAAGATATGAAACTTggatcttatattaaaaaatataaataactagTGTGAGGTTTATATAACCTTAGACTCTCTCATTCCAATAGTTAACTTTTAAGGTACGATTCTCTTAAAGTTcgtatcattttaattaataaattaaataaaataatgtttgtaGTAAAAGATAGATTCTGAGGATGATATCAGATGAAGGCAAATTTGAGTTTACTTTTAAGAATCCACCAAAATAGAGCACATGAAAGATGAACACAAATTGCAACAAGTTTCAATCATAATGTATCCTTCTCAACAAAGTGCCAAAATATGCAAACTCccattgtttttattaaaaaaatgtcaattaCGTTTATTTGACTGCCCATTGcctattctttaattttttaaggggTAATTTGGGAATTTCACTCAATGTTGCAAGTTTATACTATACTAAATGAAATTTGGAAACTCTCCCTTcctttaacattaaaaaaaaaaaagtcaaattttaatttagaaaagaaaGGAATTGACAACTGCTGGGTGTGAGGCCCATAGTTGAATGGCTGTGACAAGTCCATGTCCTTGCGCTTAATTAGGTAGGCCACCTCATTTCCTTCCCAAGTCCAACAAAAGTTTTGCATTTGGGCCAAATTTGACATGAAACAAATCCGAGCAAAACCCCGGTTAAGATCAAAGAGGTGAGATttgaattagattaaaaaataatttaattttaaatcaattatatttgaatatatttaaatcgatttatttaatataaactaaaattcaaactaaaataactCGGATCAAATCAAAACTTATTTGGGATATTTCATCTCATCATAAGTTTTGATAATTATGTAAGATTAAAGTGTTTGTATCCCATTGTGCTGGGCAAGGTAGGAAAACCTCCAACTTCATGAATgaacatttattttctttaaaaatgtgGCAGAAAAGAGTTGTTTCCAAAATGATGAGactttcaaagaaaatagaCTTCCTGGAGCTCAAGATTTCAACGTTCATTTATTTTGGGTATTTATTTCATTGACTAACTCAAACCCTCAAATCATTgacatttaatagaaaaattagaaTAAGCAATGCTATTCACACTCTGAtactgataatatattataatataatctttaatttaaaattaacctaTCGTATTTGTTGAATTAGAACACAAAGTCAGGCTGTAATATGTAGATTTTTATCCAAGGCTAAAGCTAAATTATTATTGAAGGTTCTTGCAAAAAGTTGCTGGTCAATGTCTGATAAAAGCATCTGTCATCTGCTCTGAAGTAGAAGCTACACCTTGAACTAGATTTCTTGTTATACTTAGAGATGGAGTTTTAGCTAAATTAAAGTACATCTGTATAGAACAGAGAAGCCAAGAACTAAAACACCCATATAAAGcttaagatatatatatcaacaagCCAGTGTCTTGAACAGATTTAGACCACTCAATTTCAGTATATAGATATCGATAATTCGATATGTACAAACAAACCAACATATGTAGAGAGTTTAACTGGCGAGAACAGTGGTGTCTTTATTATACTTCCATGGCAGACATTGAAGCTTTGAACAAGGCTCAGTCCAAGCACTAGAGCACTCTTTTCCACTCACATCACAACACTTGCAAGCAATTCCAAGCGTTTCAAATATCTTCCCATATCCTACAAttcacatacatatatacataagaaACTTAATTTACAAAGGATTAGTAATTGAAAGATCGATATTTCTTACTCTGTTGAGGCTGGAAGGACAGTGGCCTTGCTTCTGCAGTTTCTGGTTTATGGTACACCGAAACAATGATAATTAACAGGATCAGAAGTAGAGAAGGCTTAGAAAAACCCATGATTCAACACAGACcactgaaaaaaaaaggtttctaTAGATAAACCCAGATAAGATTAGCACTTATCAGGCAAATTCTTTTTAAAAGGGCTGGTTGGTGTAAAGAAAAAGTTAATTgggaatttattattatagaaGGGTGGTGGCTGCTTCTGTTTGAATTCGTACAGCTTGGATTCAAGTGATGGTTGATTAGTGAGTTTCTAGAACCAATTAAAATGGGCGTGCCGCACGTTTCCAAGTTACTCACGTTTCTATGGGATGGGAGAAGTTTTAACTGAGAAAAAGCTTCAAGGGACCTTCACCTAACCTTTCTTTTGTCTGTTTATAGCGAGAAAGAAAATGATTCATGGGACGTCTTATTCTTGGGCTGCTCTCACTGTTCAAGACTTTTTGACTCCTACATTGGCCTGTTTGTCTTTATGTAATTCTGCTTTCTTAGTGTTGAAGTTTTGCCATAATTAtttaacctttttctttttcttgtgcTGTAAATGACCAGGAAGTGACTCATCACCATGGACACAGACTTTCTAAGGCAACTGTAATGTGGATATCCGGATAGGGAATTTCACGTGAaccttttacaaaattttttaaacaataaaattatatatatttattttaaatatataaataaatttatgttaatatatattattatataattaaataattttaaattaaaaataaaataatatttaattatataataacatatataaatatataatcgattatttatttaaaataaatacttataatattacttttttttaatttaattttaaattattacaccAAGTAAATTTAAACCTTACTCTCTTTTACGtaaatttttctctatttaaggTACTTTTGCAACCTTATTTTAGTTGGCCTATTTCcgtaagtaaaaaaaaaaaaaattgtctaactctatatataaataaaatattttctttttagttggAAAATGTTTATTACTTTTCGAGAGATGAATcacttaatcttatttttttcttacaaaataacacaaattaaGCTATTTAATCACCCTCTAAATAATACTCttgttaattataaatcaatacaCAAACAATACAAGATGCAACATTCTTAGTTACGAACAATGTTGTTTCTTGGGTTGGTTAGGAGTTAGATGATGAAATTAAGAGCAAGTTGATGACATAAGTGATGTACCTTTCCTCGTAGGAGAAAAAATGGCCAGCTTGACAAGAAACAGTTGGCACATGCGGCAGTCAAGTCAACTTAGTGCAGAATacataaaaaaagaagatgataCGTGGCATGGGGTTGGTAGGAATGggaagaggagaagaaaaaggggAGAGTAGGAAGGAGGAAAGGTAGAAAGAGTACTCAGAAGAAAAGTAAGGGAGAGCGTCAACCTCTCAGAAGCCGTGA
It contains:
- the LOC123227018 gene encoding uncharacterized protein LOC123227018; this encodes MAVSVKFICLLGLLVVILNIAGLDAAGECGKSSPDDEAMMLAPCAMAAQDEKAPVSDSCCAEVKKIGQNPSCLCAVLLSNTAKASGIKPQIAITIPKRCNIENRPVGFKCGPYTLP
- the LOC123226998 gene encoding uncharacterized protein LOC123226998; translation: MEGRKPTASSSSYSFTNELFGSKDSSSSRIFGSIFSSPPKVLGRESLRSESMEKKHEPWNNKPGVPGDASKSSATESEGTPNKDFSSLYQEQRVQPCHLSSSIYYGGQDIYSQPQNSQGPGINSVLKKDGEDDSGSASRGNWWQGSLYY